One genomic segment of Gossypium arboreum isolate Shixiya-1 chromosome 3, ASM2569848v2, whole genome shotgun sequence includes these proteins:
- the LOC108474948 gene encoding transportin-1, with protein MRRTITRLGPWQPHAEGLNQIILLLLLDNLPFSTVIRTQIRMQLLHFSLFGDFNNYLAFILSRAKDVPVEIRKVAGLLLKNGLMAVYNLIEPEHQQYIKLQLLYGLGEADQHIRSTCGTTISNVIQQGGILGWPELFHTLLHFLNSGDPNRNGGAMDALSKISENTPELLDSDDAWSGQRPINIFLLELFEFFHSPHANLRKLSLRFVNKYIISMPSGLYTSKNKYLDGLFLLANEPDAAVRKLVCTALLQLVEFHPSVLEPRLKDVIECMLQLNKDNNDVVALEACGFWSKYWDAQIPSENLREYLPRLTLILLSNMAYPNDDDLLADAEEDESIPDRYQDLKPQLPCSDEDDDTCTICNLRKCSASALDVLSNVFGAKILLTFMPIIEANLSATGDEAWRDKEAAVLALGVIARGCNNGLYPRLSEIVASLIPLLDHKFTLIRSTSCWTLSQFSKYIVQDSGNKKGYEQFDIVLTALLQRISDTNKLVQGAACSALAILEEEAAEKLAPRLKEILQHLMHPLGEYQKRNLRIICDAIGTLVDAVGEELDQPVYVEILIPPLLQKWQNFSIFDKDLLTLLECFTSIVQALGSIEFSEFTEHLFSRCITIIEAQQRLAKAHPFSDKDFITCSLDFLSGLTGCFDSGIESLVLQSNLRDMLLKCCRDGAPDVRQSAFGLLGDLARVCPIYLHPRVPEFLYLAVKQLKIPKLEKTISVANNACWAIGELAVQVPQETSPFVTTVISCLIPILHQSEGVEKSMVENSAITLGRLAFVCPDLVSPHMEKCMQPWCISLSTTRDGIEKEDAFKGLCAMVKANPSVAQSSLVYVCKAIASWKKIWSTELNTEVCKVMHDYQQMLTNEAWDKFMSDLDPLVKANIAKYLV; from the exons ATGAGAAGGACGATAACTCGGCTTGGGCCATGGCAGCCACACGCAGAGGGGTTGAACCAAATAATTCTCCTGTTGCTGCTAGATAATTTGCCGTTTTCTACGGTTATTAGGACTCAGATTCGGATGCAGCTTCTGCATTTCTCTTTGTTCGGTGATTTCAACAACTATCTTGCTTTTATCCTTTCAAGAGCTAAG GATGTACCTGTAGAGATTCGAAAAGTTGCTGGTCTGCTGCTGAAAAATGGGCTAATGGCTGTATACAATTTGATAGAGCCTGAACACcaacaatatataaaattacaaCTGTTATATGGTTTAGGAGAAGCAGATCAACACATTAGGTCAACTTGTGGGACGACTATATCAAATGTTATTCAACAAGGGGGAATTTTGGGATGGCCTGAGCTGTTTCATACTCTTCTACATTTCCTTAACAGTGGTGATCCAAATAGAAATGGAGGTGCTATGGATGCATTGTCAAAG ATCTCTGAGAATACACCCGAATTGTTGGATTCTGATGACGCTTGGTCAGGTCAAAGGCCCATCAACATATTCCTTCTTGAATTGTTTGAG TTTTTTCATTCGCCCCATGCTAATTTGAGAAAGCTTTCATTGCGTTTTGTAAACAAATACATTATCTCTATGCCTTCT GGACTATACACATCCAAGAATAAATACCTTGATGGTTTGTTTCTCCTTGCCAACGAGCCAGATGCAGCAGTGCGGAAATTG GTTTGTACTGCATTGCTTCAGCTAGTTGAATTCCATCCATCTGTTCTAGAG CCCCGTTTGAAGGATGTAATTGAATGTATGTTACAACTCAATAAGGACAACAATGATGTAGTGGCACTTGAAGCGTGTGGATTTTG GTCTAAATATTGGGATGCACAGATACCATCTGAGAATTTGAGAGAATATTTGCCACGTTTAACTCTA aTTTTGTTGTCAAACATGGCTTACCCTAATGATGATGATTTACTTGCTGATGCTGAG GAAGACGAGTCTATTCCAGACAGATATCAg GATCTGAAACCTCAACTTCCTTGTTCTGATGAA GATGATGACACTTGTACCATCTGTAACTTACGGAAATGCAGTGCCTCAGCTCTTGATGTTCTATCAAATGTGTTTGGAGCTAAAATTCTTCTTACATTTATGCCTATTATCGAG GCAAACTTATCTGCTACTGGTGATGAAGCCTGGAGGGACAAGGAAGCTGCTGTTTTGGCTCTTGGTGTAATCGCTAGAGGTTGCAACAATGGTCTTTATCCTCGTTTGTCTGAG ATTGTGGCATCTCTAATTCCCCTTTTAGATCATAAGTTTACTCTCATAAGGAGTACTTCTTGTTGGACACTTTCTCAATTCAGCAAATACATTGTTCAG GATAGTGGTAATAAAAAAGGCTATGAGCAATTTGACATAGTTCTTACGGCTCTCCTGCAAAGAATATCGGATACTAACAAGCTGGTACAAGGGGCTGCCTGTTCTGCTCTTGCAATACTTGAAGAG GAGGCTGCCGAAAAGTTGGCACCGAGGTTGAAAGAAATATTACAGCATCTTATGCATCCTTTGGGCGAGTATCAG AAACGGAACCTGAGAATTATTTGTGATGCTATCGGAACTCTAGTAGATGCTGTTGGAGAGGAATTGGATCAG CCTGTTTATGTTGAAATTCTGATTCCACCACTCCTTCAAAAGTggcaaaatttttcaatttttgacaaaGATCTCTTAACACTTCTTGAGTGCTTCACATCCATCGTGCAG GCATTGGGTAGCATCGAATTCTCTGAGTTTACTGAGCATTTATTCAGTAGGTGCATAACTATCATCGAGGCTCAACAACGGTTGGCCAAG GCTCATCCTTTTTCAGATAAGGACTTCATTACATGCTCGCTTGATTTTCTATCTGGACTAACAGGGTGCTTTGATAGTGGAATAGAGAGTTTG GTTTTACAGAGCAATTTGAGGGACATGCTTCTGAAATGTTGCAGGGATGGTGCTCCTGATGTTCGACAAAGTGCCTTTGGTCTTCTAGGGGACCTAGCAAGA GTTTGTCCTATTTATTTGCATCCTCGTGTACCTGAGTTCCTTTATCTAGCGGTGAAGCAATTG AAGATTCCCAAGTTAGAGAAAACCATTTCAGTAGCAAACAATGCATGTTGGGCTATCGGAGAGCTAGCTGTTCAG GTTCCTCAAGAAACTTCTCCGTTTGTCACAACAGTGATCTCGTGTTTGATTCCAATCCTTCATCAATCAGAG GGGGTGGAGAAGTCAATGGTTGAAAATAGTGCCATTACTCTAGGGAGGCTTGCATTTGTCTGTCCAGATCTTGTGTCGCCACACATGGAGAAGTGCATGCAACCATGGTGCATTTCTTTATCTAC TACACGTGACGGTATCGAGAAAGAAGATGCCTTCAAAGGTCTTTGTGCAATG GTCAAGGCAAATCCTTCAGTTGCTCAGAGTTCGCTTGTTTACGTATGCAAAGCTATTGCAAGCTGGAAA AAAATATGGAGCACAGAACTGAATACAGAAGTTTGCAAGGTCATGCATGATTATCAACAG ATGCTTACTAACGAGGCATGGGACAAATTTATGTCCGATTTGGATCCACTCGTGAAGGCTAATATTGCGAAGTATCTAGTTTAA
- the LOC108474428 gene encoding uncharacterized protein LOC108474428 has product MVIASRLPANCSGLLYPSYHKLSVQLNRYQRTRFDCYNPNQPFYGKLCRGSSLRKPRTSRHVVSVGSNRHQLSFDDELPEEPFWLSLVRETIWGLRSLFVFLVEQPSQLKYIEWPSFVSTLKTAILTLVLVAGLIVALSSVDSILCYILALLLRKTPS; this is encoded by the exons ATGGTGATTGCTTCTAGATTGCCAGCAAATTGTTCAG GTTTGCTTTATCCTAGTTATCATAAGCTATCTGTTCAGCTTAACAGGTACCAAAGAACTAGATTTGATTGTTATAATCCTAATCAACCATTTTATGGAAAG CTTTGTAGAGGAAGTTCTCTTAGGAAGCCTCGTACGAGCAGGCATGTCGTGTCTGTAGGAAGTAACAGGCATCAATTgagttttgatgatgaattacCCGAGGAACCTTTCTGGCTAAGTCTGGTTAGAGAAACCATATG GGGCTTAAGATCTTTGTTTGTGTTTCTGGTTGAGCAACCTAGTCAACTGAAATACATAGAATGGCCAAGCTTTGTAAGCACG CTGAAGACTGCGATTTTAACTCTTGTTCTCGTAGCCGGGCTCATTGTTGCACTGTCATCAGTTGACTCCATCCTCTGCTATATTTTAGCTTTGTTACTTAGAAAAACCCCATCATAA
- the LOC108476283 gene encoding probable protein phosphatase 2C 60 yields MLSGLMNLLRACFLPRSDRHVHTSSENGGRQDGLLWYKDSGQHFNGEFSMAVVQANNLLEDQSQLESGCLSLHESGPYGTFVGVYDGHGGPETSRYINDHLFQHLKRFTSEQQGMSADVIRKAYQATEDGFLSLVTKQWPMKPQIAAVGSCCLVGVICNGTLYVANLGDSRAVLGRAVKATGEVLAIQLSAEHNVCIESVRREMQSLHPDDSQIVVLKHNVWRVKGLIQISRSIGDVYLKKAEFNREPLYPKFRLCEPFRKPILSADPSISMHELQPHDQFVIFASDGLWEHLSNQEAVNIVQNHPRSGSAKRLVKTALQEAAKKREMRYSDLKKIDRGVRRHFHDDITVIVVFLDSNLMSRASSAKGPNLSIRGGGVNFPPNILAPCATPTEPGGT; encoded by the exons ATGTTATCAGGGTTAATGAATTTATTGAGGGCTTGTTTTTTACCGAGATCTGATAGACACGTTCACACGAGTTCCGAAAACGGAGGTCGACAAGATGGTCTTTTATGGTACAAAGATTCAGGGCAGCATTTCAATGGTGAGTTCTCAATGGCAGTGGTTCAAGCCAACAATTTGCTTGAAGACCAAAGCCAGCTCGAGTCTGGTTGTTTGAGTTTACACGAGTCAGGTCCGTATGGTACTTTTGTTGGTGTATATGATGGACATGGTGGCCCGGAAACGTCCCGGTACATCAACGATCATCTCTTTCAACATCTCAAAC GATTCACTTCGGAGCAACAAGGGATGTCGGCTGATGTGATACGTAAAGCATATCAAGCTACAGAAGACGGTTTTTTGTCACTCGTTACCAAACAATGGCCGATGAAACCACAAATTGCAGCTGTTGGATCTTGCTGTCTGGTCGGTGTTATCTGTAACGGAACTCTTTATGTTGCTAACCTTGGTGATTCTCGTGCTGTTTTGGGGAGAGCTGTAAAGGCAACAGGGGAGGTTCTAGCTATTCAGTTGTCGGCCGAGCATAATGTGTGTATAGAGTCTGTAAGACGAGAGATGCAATCATTGCATCCCGATGACTCACAAATTGTAGTATTGAAGCATAACGTATGGCGCGTAAAAGGTCTCATACAG ATTTCCAGATCGATCGGTGATGTATATTTGAAAAAGGCGGAGTTCAACAGGGAGCCTTTATATCCAAAATTCCGCCTTTGTGAACCTTTTAGAAAGCCGATATTGAGTGCAGATCCGTCAATATCAATGCACGAGCTGCAGCCACATGATCAGTTTGTGATATTTGCATCTGATGGGCTTTGGGAGCACCTAAGTAACCAAGAAGCTGTCAATATAGTTCAAAATCATCCACGGAGT GGAAGTGCAAAGCGGCTCGTAAAAACCGCACTACAAGAAGCAGCAAAGAAGAGAGAAATGAGATATTCCGACTTGAAGAAGATTGACCGCGGTGTCCGCCGGCATTTCCACGACGATATCACAGTAATCGTGGTGTTTCTCGACTCAAACCTCATGAGCAGGGCTAGCTCAGCAAAGGGCCCTAATCTATCCATTAGAGGGGGCGGAGTTAACTTCCCTCCGAATATACTAGCCCCGTGTGCCACGCCAACCGAACCCGGCGGCACTtga
- the LOC108475617 gene encoding uncharacterized protein LOC108475617, whose translation MDIPSIEKPKKNLDQPSINSHSPAFLLHNNGFSSCLDIEMIAVKSVSYISLKDLMPAASSSSQSSPPQQAAAAVSSPIKSSNSSWNEIPIKNPLVKQAALAYLQPMSSPSPAGEKGLLEKIKDKCCGECGCVSWIYDVVWRNIKEVFWESREDFNGDYYDDDEDDDKVD comes from the coding sequence ATGGATATACCCAGTATTGAAAAACCAAAAAAGAATCTCGATCAACCCTCAATAAACTCTCATTCACCGGCTTTTCTCTTACACAACAACGGTTTCAGTTCATGTTTAGACATTGAGATGATCGCCGTGAAATCAGTTTCTTACATCAGTTTGAAAGACTTGATGCCGGCGGCGTCATCTTCATCGCAGTCGTCTCCGCCACAGCAAGCGGCAGCAGCGGTTAGTTCTCCGATAAAGAGTAGTAATTCGAGCTGGAACGAAATACCCATCAAGAACCCGCTGGTGAAACAGGCTGCTTTGGCTTACTTGCAGCCTATGTCGAGCCCATCGCCGGCCGGAGAAAAGGGTTTGTTGGAGAAAATCAAAGACAAGTGTTGCGGTGAATGCGGGTGTGTTTCGTGGATATACGATGTCGTTTGGAGGAACATCAAGGAAGTGTTTTGGGAAAGTAGAGAAGATTTTAATGGCGATTATTATGATGACGATGAAGACGATGATAAAGTTGACTGA
- the LOC128290486 gene encoding transportin-1-like — MRRTITRLGPWQPHAEGLNQIILLLLLDNLPFSTVIRTQIRMQLLHFSLFGDFNNYLAFILSRAKDVPVEIRKVAGLLLKNGLMAVYNLIEPEHQQYIKLQLLYGLGEADQHIRSTCGTTISNVIQQGGILGWPELFHTLLHFLNSGDPNRNGGAMDALSKISENTPELLDSDDAWSGQRPINIFLLELFEVKCIFLC; from the exons ATGAGAAGGACGATAACTCGGCTTGGGCCATGGCAGCCACACGCAGAGGGGTTGAACCAAATAATTCTCCTGTTGCTGCTAGATAATTTGCCGTTTTCTACGGTTATTAGGACTCAGATTCGGATGCAGCTTCTGCATTTCTCTTTGTTCGGTGATTTCAACAACTATCTTGCTTTTATCCTTTCAAGAGCTAAG GATGTACCTGTAGAGATTCGAAAAGTTGCTGGTCTGCTGCTGAAAAATGGGCTAATGGCTGTATACAATTTGATAGAGCCTGAACACcaacaatatataaaattacaaCTGTTATATGGTTTAGGAGAAGCAGATCAACACATTAGGTCAACTTGTGGGACGACTATATCAAATGTTATTCAACAAGGGGGAATTTTGGGATGGCCTGAGCTGTTTCATACTCTTCTACATTTCCTTAACAGTGGTGATCCAAATAGAAATGGAGGTGCTATGGATGCATTGTCAAAG ATCTCTGAGAATACACCCGAATTGTTGGATTCTGATGACGCTTGGTCAGGTCAAAGGCCCATCAACATATTCCTTCTTGAATTGTTTGAGGTGAAATGCATTTTCTTGTGTTAA